The region CGATGCGCTCGCGCCCGTTCTCGGGCGACAGGTCGAGCAGCACGGTGAGGTCGGGGAGCAGGCCTTCCGCCGCCCAGAGCGAGATATCGCGGATCTCGGTGCCATCGAGCACGCGTCCGGCGCCCTGGTACGCCACGGACGAGTCGAGGTAGCGGTCCTGGATCACGATCTCGCCGCGCTCGATCGCGGGTCGCACCTTGGTGGCGATGTTGTGTGCGCGGTCGGCGGCGTAGATCAGGGCCTCGGCGCGCGGGGCGATGTAGCCGCGGCGGTGCAGGATGATCTCGCGCAGTTCGCCGCCCAGTTCGGTGCCGCCGGGTTCACGCGAGTGCACCACGGTGTGACCCGTGCTCGTGAGCCACTCGGTGAGCAGCGCCGACTGGGTGGACTTGCCCGAGCCGTCGCCGCCCTCGAAGGTGATAAACAGGCCGGCCACTACTGTGCCGTGGCCTCGGCTGCCGCCTTCTTCGCGGCGGCGGTCTTGGCGCGGGTCGCCGCTGCCTTTGCCTTGGTCGCTTCGGCCTTCGCCGCCGCTTCCGGAGTCAACGCGGCCTTGGCCACGGCGGGCTTCTTCGCGGCGGGCTTCTTGACGGCAGCCGGCTTCTTGGCCGCGGGCTTCTTCGCGGCCGGCTTCTTCGCGGCCGGCTTCTTCTTGACGACGGGGCCCTTCGCGCGCTTGTCGGCGAGCAGCTGAACCGCACGGTCGTAGTCGACGTCTTCGACGGTTTCACCGCGCGGAATCGTGGCGTTGGTCGTGCCATCCGTCACATAGGCGCCGAAGCGACCATCTTTGATCCGGATCGGCTTCTCGCTCACCGGGTCGGGCTGCTCGAAGTCTTTGAGCGCGCTCGACGCGGCGCGTCCGCCGTACTTCGGCTGGGCGTAGAGCTCGATCGCACCGGCGAGGTCGATCTCGAAGATCTGGTCTTCGCTCGTGAGCGAACGCGTGTCCGTGCCCTTCTTCAGGTACGGGC is a window of Conyzicola nivalis DNA encoding:
- the tmk gene encoding dTMP kinase, whose protein sequence is MAGLFITFEGGDGSGKSTQSALLTEWLTSTGHTVVHSREPGGTELGGELREIILHRRGYIAPRAEALIYAADRAHNIATKVRPAIERGEIVIQDRYLDSSVAYQGAGRVLDGTEIRDISLWAAEGLLPDLTVLLDLSPENGRERIASTRDVYDRLEAEKNDFHQRVRNSFLALAEAEPQRFLVLDATDPIETIAAAIRGRVVALLA